The following coding sequences lie in one Paenibacillus durus ATCC 35681 genomic window:
- a CDS encoding biotin-dependent carboxyltransferase family protein gives MSIRIHKPGLLTTVQDLGRTGYGKYGVIVSGAMDCSAHRIANWIAGNDDSAAVLEITLSGFAAEFGQDHWIAITGGQMTPVIDGRDVPMWRPVFVRKGSRLVFKRPVSGCRAYLAVSGGLDVPVVMGSRSTYLRAGIGGFEGRALRAGDELPVGPAPLRNPHPFPGERESRQSKASTISGAAGEDGSFYAVSWAVPWSVIPAYSPNPEIRFVRGRQWDDFTLRSLQAFVESSYKVTPQSDRMGYRLAGPPLMLESPREYLSEAVALGTVQIPADGQPIVLMADRQTLGGYPKIAQVISVDLPVMAQAAPGEHVAFREVSPEEAESLYLRGERKLKRLEMMIRLKQKEGYHA, from the coding sequence ATGAGTATAAGAATCCATAAGCCAGGCCTGCTTACCACCGTGCAAGATCTTGGAAGAACGGGCTATGGAAAATACGGCGTTATCGTCTCCGGAGCGATGGACTGCTCCGCCCATCGCATAGCGAACTGGATTGCCGGGAACGACGATAGCGCGGCGGTGCTTGAGATTACGCTCTCGGGCTTTGCCGCCGAGTTCGGGCAGGATCACTGGATTGCGATAACGGGAGGCCAAATGACTCCCGTTATCGATGGAAGGGACGTGCCGATGTGGCGTCCCGTGTTTGTGCGTAAAGGGAGCAGGCTCGTCTTTAAGCGGCCGGTTTCCGGCTGCCGGGCGTATCTGGCGGTGTCCGGCGGACTGGATGTCCCTGTGGTGATGGGCAGCCGCAGCACCTACCTGCGCGCGGGAATCGGCGGATTTGAGGGGAGAGCGCTTAGAGCGGGAGATGAGCTGCCCGTAGGCCCTGCTCCGCTGCGGAACCCCCATCCATTTCCGGGGGAGCGGGAGAGCAGGCAGAGCAAGGCGTCGACGATTTCAGGGGCGGCGGGGGAAGACGGCTCCTTCTATGCTGTCTCCTGGGCCGTACCCTGGTCGGTTATTCCGGCCTACAGTCCAAACCCGGAAATCCGGTTCGTCCGGGGCCGCCAATGGGACGATTTCACTCTCCGCAGCCTTCAAGCTTTTGTGGAGTCCTCCTACAAGGTAACTCCCCAATCGGACCGGATGGGCTATCGTTTGGCCGGACCGCCACTTATGCTGGAATCGCCGCGCGAGTATCTTTCCGAGGCCGTAGCGCTTGGAACGGTTCAGATTCCGGCGGACGGTCAGCCAATTGTATTGATGGCCGACCGCCAGACGCTGGGCGGCTATCCGAAGATTGCGCAGGTCATAAGCGTGGATCTCCCCGTAATGGCCCAGGCTGCGCCGGGAGAACATGTCGCGTTTCGGGAGGTTTCGCCGGAGGAGGCCGAATCCTTGTACCTGCGCGGAGAACGCAAGCTGAAGCGGCTTGAAATGATGATCAGGCTGAAGCAGAAGGAGGGTTATCATGCTTGA
- a CDS encoding LamB/YcsF family protein, which translates to MLEVDLNCDMGESFGAYTIGADDELLQVVTSANIACGLHAGDPSVMRKSVRSALALGVSIGAHPGLPDLAGFGRRNMDISPDEAFDLVTYQIGALEAFVRQEGGKLRHVKPHGALYNMAAASRPLAAAIAAAVSRFDPSLVLYGLAGSQLLAAGREAGLSTASEVFADRTYQRDGSLTPRRQPDAVITDMEQSVRQVIRMVKEGAVAAVDGTVVPLEAETVCIHGDGAGAAGFAAELRRRLKAEGIAVKAKR; encoded by the coding sequence ATGCTTGAGGTGGATTTGAACTGTGATATGGGGGAGAGCTTTGGCGCTTACACCATCGGCGCGGATGACGAACTGTTACAGGTGGTCACCTCGGCGAATATTGCCTGCGGGCTTCATGCGGGCGATCCCTCCGTCATGCGCAAGTCGGTCCGGTCCGCACTTGCATTAGGGGTAAGTATCGGAGCCCATCCGGGCCTGCCCGATCTTGCGGGCTTCGGGAGAAGGAACATGGACATTTCTCCCGATGAAGCGTTCGATCTCGTCACGTACCAGATCGGAGCACTGGAGGCCTTCGTCCGGCAGGAGGGAGGGAAGCTTCGGCATGTCAAACCGCACGGCGCTTTGTACAATATGGCCGCAGCATCCCGTCCGCTTGCCGCCGCCATCGCCGCCGCTGTATCCCGATTCGACCCGTCCCTGGTGCTGTACGGCCTGGCCGGAAGCCAGCTGCTTGCCGCCGGCCGCGAGGCGGGGCTGTCCACGGCCAGCGAAGTATTCGCGGATCGGACCTATCAGCGTGACGGGTCGCTGACCCCGAGACGCCAGCCGGACGCGGTCATTACCGACATGGAACAGTCGGTCCGCCAAGTAATCCGCATGGTAAAGGAAGGCGCGGTTGCCGCTGTGGACGGCACGGTAGTTCCGCTTGAAGCGGAAACGGTCTGCATTCACGGCGACGGGGCGGGCGCCGCCGGTTTTGCCGCCGAGCTGCGCCGCCGGTTGAAAGCGGAAGGGATTGCGGTGAAGGCGAAGCGATAG
- a CDS encoding spermidine synthase, with protein sequence MKLLYKTRGDGHDIEVYDTDEWYGEKGRFRLLQFSEEAVQGAVDLNHPERIVFEYPRAILHLMEWNNPAFEDVFIIGHGVGTISGHLSGKKMITAEVSPQIAEISRTYFGYSGDPVRIGDGRRTLEQERDGAFDYIILDAFSDKGTPRHLISQEFFRLVRTKLNTGGMMLMNLTGKGGNDRLIQAVHTTLISVFPHTEAFILPEKGASGLKNIILAGSGRPIGFKARHLAGFTGTTLPPGHILTD encoded by the coding sequence TTGAAGCTGCTTTATAAGACGCGCGGAGACGGGCATGATATTGAGGTATACGATACGGATGAATGGTACGGCGAGAAAGGGCGTTTCCGGCTGCTGCAATTTTCGGAGGAGGCGGTTCAAGGAGCGGTGGACTTGAATCATCCGGAGCGGATCGTGTTCGAGTATCCGAGAGCGATCCTTCATTTGATGGAGTGGAACAATCCGGCATTTGAGGACGTATTCATCATCGGGCATGGGGTCGGGACGATTTCCGGCCATTTATCCGGCAAAAAAATGATAACCGCAGAGGTCAGCCCCCAGATTGCGGAAATCAGCAGAACGTATTTCGGATACAGCGGGGATCCGGTGAGGATCGGCGACGGACGCCGCACGCTTGAACAAGAGAGGGACGGGGCTTTCGATTATATCATTCTGGACGCATTCAGCGACAAAGGCACGCCCCGGCATTTGATCTCGCAGGAGTTCTTCCGCCTGGTCAGAACGAAGCTTAATACCGGCGGAATGATGCTGATGAACCTGACGGGAAAAGGCGGAAATGACCGGCTGATCCAGGCGGTTCACACGACACTCATTTCGGTATTCCCCCATACGGAAGCGTTCATTCTCCCCGAAAAAGGCGCCTCCGGCCTGAAAAATATCATTCTCGCCGGCAGCGGTCGGCCGATCGGCTTCAAAGCCCGCCATCTGGCGGGCTTTACCGGGACGACACTCCCTCCGGGGCATATCCTGACGGACTAA
- a CDS encoding putative ABC transporter permease gives MSGLLSWGREAAHSVPGEYFFYFIVYSILGWFIEGMYNWYSVGTFRKEGLMKGPYKPMYGFAPLLLLALGGTAMPLPLFLAATFAVPSAVEYVTGALLKLLFRRRWWDYSGQEYQLGGHICLLFSLYWWGLSVVCLIAVHPLMIRLYTLTADIWSVLLPVAVLGFAADLALTFRIRRRETALPMLGDETGGSY, from the coding sequence ATGTCGGGATTGTTGTCTTGGGGCCGGGAGGCGGCCCACAGTGTGCCGGGAGAATATTTTTTTTATTTTATCGTCTATTCGATATTGGGCTGGTTTATAGAGGGTATGTATAATTGGTACAGCGTCGGGACGTTCCGCAAAGAGGGGCTTATGAAAGGGCCGTATAAACCGATGTACGGCTTCGCTCCACTGCTGCTGCTGGCTTTAGGCGGTACAGCCATGCCGCTTCCGTTGTTTCTAGCCGCGACATTTGCCGTACCGTCGGCTGTGGAATATGTCACCGGGGCACTGCTGAAGCTCCTGTTCCGCCGCCGGTGGTGGGATTACTCGGGCCAAGAGTATCAGCTCGGCGGGCATATCTGTCTGCTGTTCTCTCTATACTGGTGGGGATTATCGGTTGTATGCCTCATTGCCGTTCACCCGCTGATGATTCGTCTGTACACGCTGACGGCGGATATCTGGAGTGTGCTGCTCCCCGTGGCTGTCCTTGGCTTTGCCGCCGATCTTGCCCTGACCTTCCGCATTCGCCGCAGGGAAACGGCATTGCCGATGCTTGGGGATGAGACTGGCGGATCGTACTGA
- a CDS encoding lipid II flippase Amj family protein: protein MAGSLLVVFLLTMIIHTAETLSYSVRYAGVKLNKIAISLSLTGIIVLVSRTANLIQAPLTAKFVDVAKHDPSFSLLNYLRIILLGGSLGTLIAIGLFPTFIGLFARIISKLEIQGSIPKLLASVTIGQLKNTRKYVRRPKIRLYNFRYLDVPKRLIVLNIFVTAFYTVGVMSSLYAAHLIPKYSTTASQASGIINGMATILLTIFIDPQLGLITDKATASEEHRRRLGKVYVLLMGSRFLGTLLGQLVLVPAAYLISMIVGLIV, encoded by the coding sequence ATGGCCGGAAGTCTGCTTGTCGTTTTTCTGCTTACGATGATTATACATACCGCCGAGACGCTGTCGTATTCGGTCCGGTATGCCGGAGTAAAATTGAATAAAATCGCGATCTCGCTATCCCTGACCGGCATTATTGTACTGGTATCCAGGACGGCCAATCTGATTCAGGCTCCGCTGACAGCCAAGTTTGTGGATGTGGCGAAGCACGATCCGAGTTTTAGTCTGCTGAATTATTTAAGGATTATCCTGCTGGGCGGCTCGCTCGGTACGCTGATCGCGATCGGACTATTTCCCACCTTTATCGGGCTGTTCGCGCGCATCATTTCCAAGCTGGAGATCCAAGGTTCCATACCGAAGCTGCTGGCCAGCGTCACCATCGGACAATTGAAAAATACCCGTAAATATGTCAGACGGCCGAAAATCCGGCTGTACAATTTCCGGTATCTGGATGTTCCGAAACGGTTGATCGTGCTGAATATTTTCGTTACGGCCTTCTATACGGTGGGGGTCATGTCGTCACTGTACGCGGCCCATCTCATTCCGAAGTACAGCACGACCGCCTCCCAGGCCTCGGGGATCATTAATGGGATGGCGACGATCCTGCTGACGATCTTCATCGACCCGCAGCTTGGGCTGATTACCGACAAGGCGACGGCCAGCGAGGAACACCGCAGACGGCTGGGCAAGGTATATGTACTGCTCATGGGCTCCCGGTTTCTGGGCACGCTGCTCGGTCAGCTCGTTCTCGTTCCCGCAGCCTATCTGATCAGCATGATCGTTGGGCTGATAGTGTAA
- a CDS encoding SDR family oxidoreductase, with the protein MSQSENRGTEAVALVTGASSGFGMLTAVKLAEQGFRVIAAMREPSRKEELERRAERSGIMERMHVMRMDVTDAAAIEETVQAVLTAYGKIDVLVNNAGYAAGGFVEEVPMEEWRRQLETNFFGLVAVTKAVLLQMREQRKGLIINIGSVSGLAALPGFAPYAASKFAVEGFSESLRHEMSSFGVKVVLLEPGAYRTAIWNKGLSQIASAEDSPYRARLDAVLKYSRKAAETAPDPQEVADLIGRIVRMRSPRLRYVLGRGSRVLIGGRNLLPWSWFERIVARALK; encoded by the coding sequence TTGAGTCAATCGGAGAACCGGGGCACGGAAGCCGTTGCCCTCGTCACGGGGGCTTCCAGCGGCTTCGGAATGCTGACGGCGGTTAAGCTGGCGGAGCAAGGCTTCAGGGTCATTGCGGCGATGCGCGAGCCGTCGAGGAAGGAAGAGCTGGAGCGGCGGGCGGAGCGCTCCGGCATCATGGAACGCATGCATGTGATGCGGATGGATGTAACCGACGCCGCCGCGATTGAAGAGACAGTGCAGGCTGTGCTGACCGCTTACGGCAAGATCGACGTGCTGGTCAATAACGCCGGCTATGCGGCGGGCGGCTTTGTGGAAGAGGTGCCGATGGAGGAGTGGCGCCGGCAGCTGGAGACGAATTTTTTCGGCCTGGTCGCGGTAACGAAGGCAGTTCTTCTGCAGATGCGGGAGCAGCGGAAGGGGCTCATTATCAATATCGGCAGCGTCAGCGGTCTGGCTGCTCTTCCCGGCTTTGCGCCTTATGCGGCTTCCAAGTTTGCCGTCGAGGGCTTCAGCGAAAGCCTGCGGCATGAAATGTCGTCGTTTGGAGTGAAGGTCGTTCTGTTGGAGCCGGGGGCATACCGTACCGCCATATGGAACAAGGGACTGTCGCAGATTGCTTCCGCCGAGGACTCGCCTTACCGGGCTCGTCTGGATGCCGTGCTGAAGTATTCGCGCAAGGCTGCGGAGACGGCCCCCGATCCGCAGGAAGTGGCCGACCTGATCGGCCGCATAGTACGGATGCGCTCACCCCGTCTGCGCTACGTGCTTGGCAGAGGCTCCCGGGTGCTGATTGGAGGCAGGAATTTGCTGCCGTGGAGCTGGTTCGAGCGGATCGTCGCCCGGGCGCTGAAATAA
- a CDS encoding DUF4265 domain-containing protein has product MPDFMEFQLCFDEAGREIEILDVTRIGENEYRIEETPVFRPDLSLGDIIKVKEERGVYYYVETVGKSDYVKMVRLLSREAAHSPELAAFKERVLKCGGKWETVFGGVLIIHVPKEAEKPLKAELEKIARTYGI; this is encoded by the coding sequence ATGCCTGATTTTATGGAGTTCCAGCTTTGTTTCGATGAAGCGGGACGCGAAATTGAAATTCTCGATGTAACCCGCATCGGCGAGAATGAATATCGGATCGAAGAGACGCCTGTATTCAGACCGGACTTGTCCTTGGGAGACATCATCAAAGTGAAAGAAGAACGCGGCGTCTATTACTACGTGGAAACGGTGGGGAAATCGGACTACGTGAAAATGGTAAGGCTGCTCAGCCGGGAAGCCGCGCATTCGCCGGAGCTTGCTGCATTCAAGGAGCGGGTGCTGAAATGCGGCGGGAAATGGGAGACCGTATTTGGCGGAGTACTTATCATTCACGTTCCAAAAGAAGCGGAGAAACCTTTGAAGGCTGAACTTGAAAAGATTGCCCGTACATACGGAATTTGA
- the lepB gene encoding signal peptidase I yields the protein MNKLTKLVKDWVPTLLIAIVLSLLVRSYVAEAMSVPTESMDPTIQVGDRVIVEKMLWATSLKHGDIVVFHPPIAGETKLFVKRLIGLPGDIVQIKDGVLYRNGAKVDETYLTVKMDYSYGPVTVPKDHYFFLGDNRNISFDAHLWDTPFVAKDKLIGKVVLEIPLHKLRH from the coding sequence GTGAACAAACTCACCAAACTGGTTAAAGACTGGGTGCCGACCCTTCTAATTGCCATTGTCCTTTCATTGCTGGTTCGCAGCTATGTCGCCGAAGCGATGAGCGTTCCGACGGAATCGATGGACCCGACCATTCAGGTAGGAGACAGGGTAATTGTGGAAAAAATGCTATGGGCCACCTCGCTGAAGCATGGAGACATCGTCGTGTTCCATCCTCCCATCGCCGGCGAGACGAAGCTGTTCGTCAAGCGGCTGATCGGACTGCCGGGAGATATTGTACAGATTAAGGATGGCGTACTGTACCGAAATGGGGCCAAGGTGGACGAAACCTACCTTACCGTTAAGATGGATTACTCCTATGGACCGGTTACGGTTCCGAAAGATCATTATTTTTTCCTGGGGGACAACCGGAATATTAGCTTCGACGCGCATTTATGGGACACGCCCTTCGTCGCGAAGGATAAGCTGATCGGCAAAGTCGTGCTGGAGATTCCCCTTCATAAGCTGCGGCATTGA
- the trpS gene encoding tryptophan--tRNA ligase, with protein MNQERVLTGDRVTGKLHLGHYAGTLKNRVELQHRYDTFIMLADVQALTTHFHQPGLIRTHLREIALDYLAAGIDPERATIFVQSMIPEIAELTQFYSMFVTVNSLRHNPTIKSEAQSGGGDEMYYGFLGYPVSQAADITFCKATIIPVGEDQLPLIELTRKVVRRFNELYRPVLTLPRALVGDTPRLVGTDGSAKMSKSLGNAILLDSSREELELKMRKAVTDPSRVRKGDPGHPDICPVYAYHRCFRAEGAEEIGEECRKGAIGCAECKRRSVEAIAQLLEPMAERRAYYAARPREVDDLLMSGTSRARAIARETMLEVREAMGLDYFKTGISREIG; from the coding sequence ATGAATCAAGAGAGAGTATTAACCGGGGACCGCGTGACCGGAAAGCTGCATCTGGGCCATTACGCGGGAACCCTTAAGAACCGGGTGGAGCTTCAGCACCGGTACGACACCTTCATTATGCTGGCTGATGTTCAGGCGCTTACCACGCATTTTCATCAGCCCGGGCTGATCCGCACGCATCTGCGGGAGATTGCCCTGGACTATTTGGCGGCGGGGATCGACCCCGAGCGGGCGACCATTTTCGTTCAGTCGATGATTCCGGAAATCGCCGAGCTGACCCAGTTCTATTCGATGTTCGTTACCGTGAACAGTCTGCGCCATAACCCGACCATAAAATCGGAAGCGCAAAGTGGCGGCGGAGACGAGATGTACTATGGATTTCTCGGTTATCCCGTCAGTCAGGCGGCGGATATTACATTCTGTAAGGCGACGATCATTCCGGTGGGCGAAGATCAGCTGCCTCTTATCGAATTAACCCGCAAAGTCGTCCGTCGCTTTAACGAACTGTACCGACCCGTGCTGACCCTGCCCCGGGCGCTTGTCGGTGATACGCCCCGGCTTGTGGGTACGGACGGCAGCGCCAAGATGAGCAAGAGTCTTGGCAACGCGATTCTTCTCGACTCCTCCCGAGAGGAGTTGGAGTTGAAGATGCGCAAGGCGGTGACCGACCCCTCGCGCGTGCGCAAGGGTGATCCGGGGCATCCGGATATCTGCCCGGTCTATGCGTATCACCGCTGCTTCCGGGCGGAAGGCGCGGAGGAGATCGGCGAGGAATGCCGCAAGGGGGCGATCGGCTGCGCGGAATGCAAACGGCGCTCCGTGGAAGCCATCGCGCAGCTGCTTGAGCCGATGGCGGAGCGCAGGGCCTATTATGCGGCCCGTCCCCGTGAAGTGGACGATCTGCTGATGAGCGGCACGTCCCGGGCCCGCGCCATTGCGCGCGAGACGATGCTGGAGGTGCGGGAGGCGATGGGGCTGGACTATTTTAAAACCGGAATTTCCCGAGAAATAGGCTGA
- a CDS encoding DMT family transporter, producing MKMTKPTANILLLFISLLWGSGFVVTKIALDANVSAGFINFFRGFLFALLVLIFFNKKIFNMTFRDFKIGLIAGLLNFGGFLTQTIGVKYTTPSNNAFISATYVVLIPFIAWALYRKPLRLKSFISISLCMLGMVILTGVWNKALTINIGDIYSLICALFYAGSIVYLGYGARKADVSIVAFMLAMVQAIGGLIFFLSVEREPLAEINWSAAIVPLLYVSILCSFVAQTIQITAQKHTSATSAGLIMMLEGVFGSVFSVAFGFEAFTVNLFIGGMLIMLSLILMEADFQPLRVKILGSAKGRMTKTERRRAG from the coding sequence ATGAAAATGACAAAACCCACGGCAAATATACTGCTATTGTTCATTTCTTTGCTCTGGGGCTCGGGGTTCGTGGTAACCAAAATCGCGTTGGACGCCAACGTTTCCGCAGGATTCATCAACTTTTTTCGAGGCTTTCTCTTTGCGCTGCTCGTGCTTATTTTCTTCAATAAGAAAATATTTAACATGACCTTTAGGGATTTTAAAATAGGCTTGATTGCCGGATTGCTCAATTTTGGCGGATTCCTTACGCAAACGATTGGCGTCAAGTATACCACTCCATCAAATAACGCGTTTATTTCGGCCACGTATGTCGTGTTGATCCCTTTCATAGCCTGGGCCCTATACCGGAAACCGCTCCGGCTCAAAAGCTTCATCTCCATCTCGTTATGCATGCTGGGCATGGTAATACTGACAGGGGTATGGAACAAAGCGTTAACGATAAATATTGGCGACATCTACTCTTTGATTTGCGCGCTGTTTTATGCCGGCTCGATTGTATATCTCGGGTATGGGGCAAGAAAGGCCGATGTGAGTATAGTGGCTTTTATGCTTGCAATGGTACAAGCAATCGGGGGATTGATCTTTTTCCTCAGTGTAGAGAGAGAACCGCTTGCAGAAATCAATTGGTCAGCTGCCATAGTACCATTGCTGTATGTAAGTATCCTGTGTTCCTTTGTCGCGCAGACGATTCAAATTACAGCCCAAAAGCATACCTCCGCGACATCTGCCGGATTAATTATGATGCTTGAAGGCGTTTTTGGGAGCGTCTTTTCCGTTGCTTTTGGGTTTGAGGCATTTACGGTTAATCTGTTTATTGGCGGAATGCTGATTATGCTTTCTCTTATACTTATGGAAGCCGATTTTCAGCCGTTGCGGGTCAAGATTCTTGGCAGCGCCAAAGGCCGGATGACAAAGACAGAGCGCAGGAGGGCCGGGTAA
- a CDS encoding acryloyl-CoA reductase — protein sequence MSSSFQALFVDNTEPFSVGVKPLSLDDLPAGEVVIKVAYSSVNYKDGLASIPNGNIVKSYPFVPGIDLSGVVESSEDERFVKGQPVLVTGYGLGVSHFGGYSEYARVPADWVVPLPDGLSLREAMIYGTAGFTAAMSIQALEDNGASPDQGKVLVTGASGGVGGAALAMLAGRGYQVVAGTGRTSESEYLKRLGAAEVISREEIYDPEAKQRPLDKQLWQAAVDPVGGNQLATILSKIEYRGSVAVSGLTGGTKVPATVLPFILRGVNLLGIDSVFCPADLRLKVWERMAGDLKPANLEALVDREITLDELPQALADILKSNTRGRVLVKVS from the coding sequence ATGTCCTCATCCTTTCAAGCCCTGTTCGTAGACAATACGGAACCGTTCAGCGTCGGCGTAAAACCGCTATCCCTAGACGATCTGCCCGCAGGAGAAGTGGTGATCAAGGTCGCCTACTCCAGCGTAAATTACAAGGACGGCCTGGCCTCCATCCCGAATGGCAATATCGTCAAATCGTATCCTTTTGTGCCCGGCATTGACTTGTCCGGCGTGGTAGAATCCTCCGAAGATGAACGCTTTGTAAAAGGCCAGCCTGTGCTTGTTACCGGGTACGGGCTAGGCGTGTCCCATTTCGGCGGTTACAGCGAATACGCCCGCGTTCCCGCAGACTGGGTCGTTCCGCTGCCGGACGGCCTGTCGCTTAGAGAAGCGATGATTTACGGCACCGCCGGCTTTACGGCGGCCATGTCTATTCAAGCGCTCGAAGATAACGGAGCCTCGCCGGATCAAGGAAAAGTGCTGGTCACGGGCGCATCCGGCGGCGTCGGCGGGGCGGCACTCGCGATGCTGGCGGGGCGCGGCTACCAAGTTGTCGCAGGCACAGGCCGCACATCGGAGAGCGAATACTTGAAGCGGCTCGGCGCGGCCGAGGTCATCTCAAGAGAAGAGATCTATGACCCCGAAGCGAAGCAAAGACCGCTGGACAAGCAGCTGTGGCAGGCCGCCGTCGATCCAGTGGGCGGAAATCAGCTCGCGACTATACTCAGCAAAATAGAGTACCGGGGCTCGGTCGCCGTCAGCGGGCTGACGGGCGGTACGAAGGTTCCGGCGACAGTGCTGCCGTTCATTTTGCGCGGCGTAAATCTGCTCGGCATCGATTCCGTCTTCTGCCCCGCCGATCTCCGGCTCAAGGTATGGGAACGGATGGCAGGCGACCTGAAGCCTGCTAATCTTGAAGCCCTTGTCGACCGTGAGATAACGCTGGACGAACTCCCGCAGGCGCTCGCCGATATTTTGAAATCGAACACACGCGGCCGGGTGCTGGTGAAGGTGTCCTAA
- a CDS encoding ABC transporter substrate-binding protein, translating into MKLHGQYIRLRAHYGSTDEVSATLDELAAILGCTHRNALNILGKMARHGWVVWTPSRGRGRRSLLRFMAPRDDIAVQSMMLAMERRDAVSAAMEQIRSHAGVSALQDTLQSWLLAYSGHHAEMRKDRVIDTLRLPIRQPLHTIDPLHMNLLAESFVSSHVFDGLVRRGAGSEEILPGIAHAWETDETRTNWTFYLRKEVLLHNGAILDAGDVVYSFSRLIRAPRGRLYSFILRDIIEVTAMGPLTVSIRLKAPNELFLSFLCTSRAAIVPREPERTGESGLVHKPIGTGPFKIAELNREFCVLEAFPHYFQGRAQLDRVEILHVPWDAEPSAADSGSPFHIIQNPLPEESASLSRTHTETFVRKFITCNTKKAGPLSDPAVRADILSCLDGIYEPDDGIGASGPDEVPGCSGVSGSPVPHHLTAPEKTAPSPWLSLRIATIPQYAADAELVAMRLARRGISAAIVSVPPEEFKGPVRMESDLILFSLVRDRDEQLRLFDLYQTLAEHVTPQVRSEIEAGLHLIAREPTHAARAEAFRRIEDRLIQERELHILYEKPVETAYLPSVRGVRFNSQGWIDLRHVWFPQQ; encoded by the coding sequence ATGAAGCTGCACGGACAATACATTCGGCTTCGCGCCCATTATGGCAGCACGGATGAAGTCTCCGCCACTCTGGACGAGCTTGCCGCGATACTCGGCTGCACACACCGGAACGCCCTGAATATTCTGGGCAAAATGGCGCGCCATGGCTGGGTGGTCTGGACGCCAAGCCGGGGGCGGGGACGCCGTTCCCTTCTGCGCTTTATGGCGCCCCGGGACGATATCGCCGTCCAGTCGATGATGCTGGCGATGGAACGCCGGGACGCCGTATCGGCAGCGATGGAACAAATCCGTTCCCATGCGGGAGTCTCGGCGCTTCAGGACACGCTGCAAAGCTGGCTGCTGGCCTATTCCGGCCACCACGCCGAAATGCGTAAGGACCGCGTCATCGATACGCTCCGTCTGCCTATCCGCCAGCCTCTCCATACGATCGATCCTCTGCACATGAATCTGCTCGCCGAATCCTTCGTTTCCAGTCATGTGTTCGACGGACTTGTCCGCAGAGGAGCGGGCAGCGAGGAGATCCTCCCCGGCATTGCGCATGCCTGGGAGACCGACGAGACGCGGACGAACTGGACCTTTTATCTCCGCAAGGAGGTGCTTCTGCATAACGGCGCGATCCTTGACGCGGGCGATGTCGTCTACTCCTTCTCCCGCTTGATCCGGGCGCCCCGGGGAAGGCTGTACAGCTTTATTTTGCGGGACATTATTGAGGTTACGGCGATGGGGCCGCTGACGGTCAGCATCCGGCTCAAGGCTCCGAACGAGCTGTTTCTTTCGTTCCTGTGCACGAGCCGGGCAGCCATTGTGCCGCGCGAACCGGAGCGGACCGGGGAAAGCGGCCTCGTCCACAAGCCGATCGGAACCGGGCCGTTCAAAATTGCGGAACTGAATAGAGAATTTTGCGTGCTGGAGGCTTTTCCGCATTATTTTCAGGGAAGGGCACAGCTGGACCGGGTGGAAATCCTGCATGTTCCTTGGGATGCAGAACCGTCTGCGGCGGACTCGGGTTCTCCCTTTCACATCATTCAGAATCCCCTGCCGGAAGAATCGGCTTCTCTCAGCCGGACTCACACCGAGACATTCGTCCGCAAGTTCATCACCTGCAACACCAAAAAAGCGGGACCGCTAAGCGATCCCGCCGTCAGAGCGGACATTCTGTCTTGTCTTGACGGAATCTATGAACCGGACGATGGCATCGGCGCTTCCGGTCCGGATGAAGTCCCTGGCTGTTCCGGCGTGTCCGGCAGCCCTGTTCCTCACCATCTCACCGCGCCCGAAAAGACCGCTCCATCGCCTTGGCTATCCCTACGGATTGCCACGATTCCGCAGTACGCGGCGGACGCCGAGCTCGTCGCCATGAGACTGGCGCGGCGCGGCATTTCGGCGGCGATCGTCTCCGTACCGCCCGAAGAGTTCAAGGGACCGGTCCGGATGGAATCCGACCTGATCCTGTTCTCCCTTGTGCGCGACCGTGACGAGCAGCTGCGGCTGTTCGACCTGTATCAGACACTGGCGGAGCATGTTACACCGCAGGTCCGGTCGGAGATCGAGGCCGGACTGCATCTGATCGCGCGCGAACCCACCCACGCGGCAAGAGCCGAGGCGTTCCGCCGGATCGAAGACCGGCTGATACAGGAGCGTGAGCTGCATATTTTATATGAGAAGCCGGTGGAAACCGCCTACCTGCCGTCCGTCCGGGGAGTCCGGTTCAACAGCCAGGGCTGGATCGATCTGCGGCATGTGTGGTTTCCGCAGCAGTGA